A portion of the Pan troglodytes isolate AG18354 chromosome 10, NHGRI_mPanTro3-v2.0_pri, whole genome shotgun sequence genome contains these proteins:
- the WNT1 gene encoding proto-oncogene Wnt-1 produces MGLWALLPGWVSATLLLALAALPAALAANSSGRWWGIVNVASSTNLLTDSKSLQLVLEPSLQLLSRKQRRLIRQNPGILHSVSGGLQSAVRECKWQFRNRRWNCPTAPGPHLFGKIVNRGCRETAFIFAITSAGVTHSVARSCSEGSIESCTCDYRRRGPGGPDWHWGGCSDNIDFGRLFGREFVDSGEKGRDLRFLMNLHNNEAGRTTVFSEMRQECKCHGMSGSCTVRTCWMRLPTLRAVGDVLRDRFDGASRVLYGNRGSNRASRAELLRLEPEDPAHKPPSPHDLVYFEKSPNFCTYSGRLGTAGTAGRACNSSSPALDGCELLCCGRGHRTRTQRVTERCNCTFHWCCHVSCRNCTHTRVLHECL; encoded by the exons ATGGGGCTCTGGGCGCTGTTGCCTGGCTGGGTTTCTGCTACGCTGCTGCTGGCGCTGGCCGCTCTGCCCGCAGCCCTGGCTGCCAACAGCAGTGGCCGATGGTG GGGTATTGTGAACGTAGCCTCTTCCACGAACCTGCTTACAGACTCCAAGAGTCTGCAACTGGTACTCGAGCCCAGTCTGCAGCTGTTGAGCCGCAAACAGCGGCGTCTGATACGCCAAAATCCGGGGATCCTGCACAGCGTGAGTGGGGGGCTGCAGAGTGCCGTGCGCGAGTGCAAGTGGCAGTTCCGGAATCGCCGCTGGAACTGTCCCACTGCTCCAGGGCCCCACCTCTTCGGCAAGATCGTCAACCGAG GCTGTCGAGAAACGGCGTTTATCTTCGCTATCACCTCCGCCGGGGTCACCCATTCGGTGGCGCGCTCCTGCTCAGAAGGTTCCATCGAATCCTGCACGTGTGACTACCGGCGGCGCGGCCCCGGGGGCCCCGACTGGCACTGGGGGGGCTGCAGCGACAACATTGACTTCGGCCGCCTCTTCGGCCGGGAGTTCGTGGACTCCGGGGAGAAGGGGCGGGACCTGCGCTTCCTCATGAACCTTCACAACAACGAGGCAGGCCGTACG ACCGTATTCTCCGAGATGCGCCAGGAGTGCAAGTGCCACGGGATGTCcggctcatgcacggtgcgcACGTGCTGGATGCGGCTGCCCACGCTGCGCGCCGTGGGCGATGTGCTGCGCGACCGCTTCGACGGCGCCTCGCGCGTCCTCTACGGCAACCGCGGCAGCAACCGCGCTTCGCGGGCGGAGCTGCTGCGCCTGGAGCCGGAAGACCCGGCCCACAAACCGCCCTCTCCCCACGACCTCGTCTACTTCGAGAAATCGCCCAACTTCTGCACGTACAGCGGACGCCTGGGCACAGCAGGCACGGCAGGGCGCGCCTGTAACAGCTCGTCGCCCGCGCTGGACGGCTGCGAGCTGCTCTGCTGCGGCAGGGGCCACCGCACGCGCACGCAGCGCGTCACCGAGCGCTGCAACTGCACCTTCCACTGGTGCTGCCACGTCAGCTGCCGCAACTGCACGCACACGCGCGTACTGCACGAGTGTCTGTGA